GAAGCCCGAGAGCGGGCACGACGGGAGCTCGGGGGGGGGCAGCGTGGTCAGTCCCACGTGTAGCGAACCGCACCACTGCTCGTCCATCTCGTCGATGCGCACCTGGCAAAACGGGAGAGGAACCTTTCTTTGCGGGTGTCCGCGACGGGCgccggggggtgtgggggggtacttCGACGATTGGTCTCTACCTCAAACAGCTCATCCACTTTGAGTTCCTTGCCGCTGAAAACGATGCCGTGGGCGTAGCCCCCGGCTCGCACGGCCTGGCAGCCCTCGCCGAGCAGCACCATGTTCTTGCCGTGCTTACTGTGGAATCTGTGGGCCACTCCCGCagctatgcacacacacacacacacacctatgcaTCCTGCTCTGTGTATGTAGCAAGGTCGTGATCAAATCATCTGGTTCCAAGATCCGATCTCCCTCCCACCTGGAGAGTGGATGGGGAAGCTCTTCTCGGTGATGTTGCTGGTGCACAAGCTGTTGTCCAGTGGGCCAGAGGAGCCGGTGATGGACACCTGAACGCACTGCCCATACAGGTCGATCACCGCAAACACATctggaggggggagaaaaaaaaaaaaatacaatgtcaAAGCGGAAACATTTTGTGTTCCGCGAGACGAATTTCTCTCTTCGCCCACCTGGTGGCAGCCCGGAGCAGGCGACGCCTTGGTCGGCGCCGTTGATGTAATAATGAAGGTCGCCGAGGGCCGAGCGCATCATGCCGATGCGCGAGCCCGACGTCAGCGAGTCCAGGTCGCAGCCGTAGTTGTTGCGCATCGTGTTACCGTCCTGCATGATGGCCGtcccgctggggggggggggggggggggggggggggtcgggaaaAAAGTCAGCTTATGGGACGACTAACGGACGCGGTTTTTTTGAAAGCTCCACTTGGATACCTGAGCATCCACGTGTCATAGTCGATGTCGGTCATCGTGTTGGGAAATTCAAGCTCTTCCGGCCTGATGGCGGTcacgcctacacacacacacacacacacacacacacgcgcgcggagAAAATGGAACCTCATTGGTCGAGCCGACCCATTCGGCAGGGGCTTAAAGGAAGAATTGTGTCCAGCGCTGACCCGCTTCTATTGAACCCGACCAGCGGTCCACCATCTTCTGAATGATGATTTCAAAGAGCTCCCCATCACGAAGGCACCTACGAAGGAACCGGGGGGGGGACGGCGTCTCAGTACGGCCCACGGAAGCACGAAAgcgcggcgacgccggcggcggcCGTCGTTTCTCACCGGTTGGAAATGACGATGGCGTCGTTGAACTCGCTGCGGCAGTTCTGGCGCAGCGCCGTGCGCCCCCCGTTGGTGATGACGGCATTGGTGCCGTGCAGGTGGTGGAAACGCAGATCGGTGGCGCCGGCGCCCGACGCCGAGCAAGGGCTGCCGGGGGACGTGGCCGAGGGCCCCTCGGAGATCTCCTCCGGAAGAGGGGGGAGGTCCACTGAGCGGCGGAAGAGCAGAAAGGCCGAGGCTCCAGTTTCCAAAAGGAGAGCGTTTGGCCGTCGGGCGCGCGGGCCCCCCGCCCGCTCTCACCCATGTCGTCCATGATGGTGGCCTGAGCCGCCTGTCCGTAGAGGTCCACCACGGCGTAGACGCTGGGGGGCACGTTCCACGCCGCCGGGCCCTGAGCCACGCCGTTGACAAAGAAGTGGAGGCTGCCGTCCTCTTTGCGCACCACGCCGACGGTGTCGCCCGCCTGCGGGAGCCAACGACGTCGCCCATAGGAAcaaggggggaggaggggggggacacacaTTTGCAATGCCATTATTGAGAGCACCCGCAAAATATCGAAAAGGGTCGGGGCGATttggatttttggggggctgatGACGATTCCAACATTTGACAGGATAAAATTCTGATTCCGACTGATTGAAAAGGTGGtcagcttttcaaaataaaagctgaccACTTCTTCACTCTTCTTCAGAAGAGCCGCGAGCAAAATGTCGTCGGGAAAACGACTTTCCGGTGACGAAGCACGCCGGTGCAATCGTTCTGCGTGGCAAAGTCACGCGCTGCCGAGTTTGTCAGCTTTGGGTATCGGCGGCAGAAAGATGGTGGCCAAACATGGCGTCCGCCTCCATAGCATGTTATTAGCGATGACttattatgaagaaaaaaaaaagaacctattTTAATATATTGATTGGAACAAGTGATGTTCGCCGATTCTCAATCAAGCAGGCCCTACGATTGAatatcagtgtttttttttttttttacccacttTGAGGCGGTCTAGGTTGTGTCCGTATTCATCCAGAATTGTCGTCCCGTTGTGCATCACGCCATTTCCTGTCATCATCCATGTCCCTggagaccccccccaaaaaaagaagattgGAACAGCGAGCGCTTTCCTGCATTTCCTGACATTTTGGTTTTACCCGAGCGCAGGTTGGTCATGGTGGAAGGGAGCTGCAGGTAGGCGGGATTGTGCGTGGTGACGCCGATTTCGATGGAGCCCGCCCACTTATCCACCATCTTGTCGATACGAACCTGAAATACTTCGTTGGAGCGCAGCGGCCTGCTGCTGAGGACCACGCCGTGATTGAAGTCGTCCGTGGCGCTGTTCAAGGGGAGAATTACATACACACGCCagtcggacccccccccccccccccccccaacaacaaacgtgaagaCGGGCAAAGGCGGCTTACTGCGGCCTCAGCGCCGTCCTGCCGTCGCTGATGATGGCGGCTTTCTGGCCGCAGTTGGCGTGGAAGAGCAGCCGCTCGGCCGCGTCGGCGTCCGGGGTGAGAGCGGGGCGGGGCCGCCCCACGTCGGGCGACATGGCCCGCATGATGGCGTTGTTGCGGCGGAGGCGCTCGCTATGGTTGTGGTTGTGGACAATGGTGACCTTGACGGCCATGCCGTAAAGGTCCACCACGCCGTACACCACGCCGGGGGTCTGCGCCGCCGCAACGCCTTCAAAAGGGGAGAGCACCTATTTAATGGCGCCGCGCTTTGGGGGGGTCACTCAACTCGTTGGACATTTGACGGCAGACAAAACAAATTCCACCGGACTAAGCCGAGAAGAGGACGTTTGTTTCTGGGGCTGGGGGGTTGTTCGTTCAGCTCACCTTGGTCGATGCCGTTGATGTAGAAATGAAGCGCCCCACTAGCTTTGCGCATCAGCCCGATGTGATCGCCCTCCTGAGAACCGcgacaacaaaacacaattaaCGCCGCGAGGACGATCTTTGGAATGGCCTCTGTCGAAATAGTCGCGGCTATTCTCCCAAAAGAACTCGACCTCACAAATTTGCTTCGGGACGCCACATTGGCTAACCGGCTATTAGCTTTGCAGTTAGCAAACGTCGCAGGAGTGGGAATATGCTATGTTGACTTctcaataaccccccccccccccaccacccgccGCTCTCTAAATACTGCACGCTGTGTCCAATCCCCCGTCATAAGTCGCGGGTGCCGAAGACGCGTCACAGTGAGcggcaaattttaaaaataaaaccaaaatcgAACTACGTTGGTGTCGTCTGACGTTAGCGGAACTTTCCGGCAGTACGATAAaacccttttcaaaaaaatcaatCCCTTTGTGGTGTTGAATGTTTCAATGTTATGAGTTTGTatgtgttctttttcttttttgtgtgccccccaccccatccgaTTTGGCAGGGACATATGAAATCAGAGCATCACAAATTAAATGCGAGATATACTGGATTATTACGTCtcggttttaaaaataataagaatgtattaggcaaataaataaagttgttcaagatacttgggggtggggggtggtgggggggctgtTCCACACCTGCAGTTCATCCAGGCTAAACTCGCAGTATTCCCGCCTGGTGCCTTTGCCGTTGGTCAGAATGCCGCAGCCGCTCATCATGATGGTGCCTGCCcgcggaagggggggggggggggtcgacatCCGTCAGTTGCTCGCCGGCTGGCTTCGCCCGGCGCCTTACCTGAACGCAGATTGGTCATGGTGGCGGGGTAGTCCAGATGGTTGGGGATGTGCGTGGTGACGCCGATCTCGATGGAGCCCGACCACTTGTCCACCAGCTTGTCGATGCGGatctggaaaaaaaggcaaaaacgtCGAGAGACGATGACGAAGGCGCAGCCGAGCGAGACGGCGCTCGCGCTTGCCACAATGTTGCGCCGGGCGTTTTGGCAGCGTCACGGCTCTCACCTCGAACATCTCGTTGTGTCGCAGCGGCCGGTTGGTCATGACCACGCCGTTGTTGAACTCGTCCAGCGGTCGCCTCCTCTCCGCCGTCTTGTTGTTATTGCTCAGCTTGATCAAGGTGCCGCACTTCTCGTGGAAGAGCAGCGCGTCGTTGGTGGTCGAGCcgcccgtcgccgccgccgcccccgccgctcCTCCTCCCGCGCCCCCGGCGGGGCTGCCGTTCGCGTTCCCGCCGTCCCCCGCCCCCGCGTCATTGCTCAGCGCGCCGCCCCTGCCGCCGCTCCTCGCGTCGTTTCTCGACGAGGAGTTGTCGCGTCCcgtggctcctcctcctcctccaccgccgCCTTCGTCCCCTCCGCCCTCATCCTCGGCTCGGTAAAAAGACACGATGGCGTTGTTGAACACGTCAAAGAGCTGGTGCTCCGTTAGAACTGGCGAGGGGGCGAGAAGCAACACAATGACGAAAAAGGGTCCGTGTCATAAATCGTCCGCTGCCGCAATGGGCGGTTTCATACCCGCGTCTGGCCCCAGGTTGTTGGGCAACTTGTCCGGTCTGCTGTGACCGCAACGAAGCTcaggcactgaaaaaaaaaacaagatgtttgttttccccaaatagcgaaaccccccccaccaacctCCCCTAATATGGCGATTACTCTTTTCCAGAAGCAGTAAATGAGTGGGCAAAAGTAAAGGCAAACAAGGAGCGTTCTCTTACCTTGGTCTCCTATGGTGACGCCGTTCATTGCCGGCGCGTTCATCAGCGCCGCGATGCCCACGTTCTCTTGCGCCCGGCAGACCACCCCGtcatcctcgtcctcctcctcgtcgtcgtcgtcctcctcctctccctcctcattgcGAACGACGGCCTCTCGCTCCGCCGAGGTAAGCGGCGGCTCGCAGCTCACCACCGTCACCTGCGTGCACTTGCCGTACAGGTCCACCACCGCCCAGAGCTTGGCGGGCAAGCCGGCGGCGGCCGCGCCGC
This window of the Hippocampus zosterae strain Florida chromosome 1, ASM2543408v3, whole genome shotgun sequence genome carries:
- the neurl4 gene encoding neuralized-like protein 4, with the protein product MSLGCDVTAANQVECRANKRAPLKMAAELHPRSGKLVGLSNSNRTARRNQPVQEFNHGLVLSKEPLRDRDVFTVRIDKKVNSWSGSIEIGVTTLDPALLDFPSSATGLKGGSWIVSGCSVLRDGRSVLEEYGRDLDQLAEGDRVGIQRSSRGELHLWVNGQDCGAAAAGLPAKLWAVVDLYGKCTQVTVVSCEPPLTSAEREAVVRNEEGEEEDDDDEEEDEDDGVVCRAQENVGIAALMNAPAMNGVTIGDQVPELRCGHSRPDKLPNNLGPDAVLTEHQLFDVFNNAIVSFYRAEDEGGGDEGGGGGGGGATGRDNSSSRNDARSGGRGGALSNDAGAGDGGNANGSPAGGAGGGAAGAAAATGGSTTNDALLFHEKCGTLIKLSNNNKTAERRRPLDEFNNGVVMTNRPLRHNEMFEIRIDKLVDKWSGSIEIGVTTHIPNHLDYPATMTNLRSGTIMMSGCGILTNGKGTRREYCEFSLDELQEGDHIGLMRKASGALHFYINGIDQGVAAAQTPGVVYGVVDLYGMAVKVTIVHNHNHSERLRRNNAIMRAMSPDVGRPRPALTPDADAAERLLFHANCGQKAAIISDGRTALRPHATDDFNHGVVLSSRPLRSNEVFQVRIDKMVDKWAGSIEIGVTTHNPAYLQLPSTMTNLRSGTWMMTGNGVMHNGTTILDEYGHNLDRLKAGDTVGVVRKEDGSLHFFVNGVAQGPAAWNVPPSVYAVVDLYGQAAQATIMDDMVDLPPLPEEISEGPSATSPGSPCSASGAGATDLRFHHLHGTNAVITNGGRTALRQNCRSEFNDAIVISNRCLRDGELFEIIIQKMVDRWSGSIEAGVTAIRPEELEFPNTMTDIDYDTWMLSGTAIMQDGNTMRNNYGCDLDSLTSGSRIGMMRSALGDLHYYINGADQGVACSGLPPDVFAVIDLYGQCVQVSITGSSGPLDNSLCTSNITEKSFPIHSPAAGVAHRFHSKHGKNMVLLGEGCQAVRAGGYAHGIVFSGKELKVDELFEVRIDEMDEQWCGSLHVGLTTLPPPELPSCPLSGFSPSLPQLRAKVTWLLRGSEVRRNGVLQRQNYGRSLDRLTVGNRVGVKRCADDTMHVFVDGEDMGPAATAVAKNVYAVLDLYGRITAVSVVSSTLIEDAEGTKAPSLSSESCSEGEDDATPVRESAQAAGEPCAAAAPAAMAFLENHGKNIQLSNQRLTAARVSSYNQGLLVTAQPLVQQQLFQFQIDRLNPSWTSSLSLGVIGHSPDRLNFPSTACCLKRSAWLLQRDSVFHNSLKICENYGPNLDTCPEGTALGLLVDANGCLHLYVNGMDQGVAAQDVPSPCYPFVDLYGQCEQVTIVTNRLPAEGGEGGHARCRGDMEKADVVDGIKESVCWTPPPEVNPNKSCEYQALCSRFKDLLTLPDGYFSEDAKYNLCYCESCHKLRGDEAYYKRGEPPRDYALPFGWCCFALRIKPHCEVSNALKKWHMAYHGTSIGALRRTLDHSQLLPGASSIFSVAPAKAEGPDGYGDPEENSAPGREVPRVRLSPTMRYSGLETFAPKVPFRDPRSHRCHQAQVGFQVCVRPGSYKAGPQQTAGHGEPLDPRFSNSEIEWITKEQGGTLLYGLLVRVE